A stretch of DNA from Candidatus Hydrogenedentota bacterium:
GCCCGCCGCGCGGCCTGCTCAACCAACATCCGCGGCCGCGAGAAATCGCAGGTCGACAGCGACACCAGCGACACTTCTTCGTAACCCGTCGCCGCGAGCGTGCGTTCCATCAACTCGTCGATCTTCTCCAAACTGCGCTCGCGCACGGGCCGCGTCACCATACCCGCCTGGCAGAACCGGCACCCTTGTGTGCACCCGCGCAACACTTCGAGACCGACGCGATCGTGAACCTGCTGCGTGTACGGCACGATATAGTTCGCTGGGAACGTCGCGCCATCGAGGTTCTGCACCGTGCGCTTCACGATCTTCGGCGCATCTTCCTTCGGTAGAATGCGCCCGTCCGGCATTGTCTCGAAGGGATACAACTCAGGCACGTACACGCCTTCGAGCTTCGCCAGCGCCTCGAGCCGCTCACGGCGCGGCTTGCCCTTCATCGCGCGCAACAAATCCGCGATCTCGACGATCGCGTCCTCGCCCTCGCCGATCACAAAGAAATCGATAAATGGCGCGAGCGGTTCAGGATTAAACACCGACGGCCCGCCCGCCATCGTCAGCGGGTGCGATTCGTCGCGGTCCTTCGTGCGCAGCGGTATTCCGGCAAGATCGATCGCGTTGAGGATGTTCGTGTACGTCAGTTCCGATTGCAGCGTGAACCCGATCACGTCCATCGCGCCAAGCGGGTCTTTCGACTCGTTCGTAAACAGCGGCAACCCGCGTTCCCGCAGGATCGCCTCCATGTCCGGCGCCGGCGCATACGCGCGCTCGCACCAGCACCACGGCCGCTCGTTCAGGATCGCGTACAGGATCAGGATGCCGAGGTTTCCCAACCCCAAGTCGTACAGGTCGGGAAACACGAGCGCCACGCGCAGCTCGACGTCCCTCAAGTCCTTGTGCGTGGAATTCAACTCCGTGCCCAGATACCGCGAAGGCTTTTGGACAAGCGGGAGGACTTCTCGTTGAAGTATGGTACGCAACATTGACATGGGCTAAATACCTTGCGAAAACAATCGTACAATTCGCGGCGCTCGGACTAAAGAATCGGCAGGAATTGAATGCGACGTCCCAGCTTACGGCAACTTACGCATTCTAATCACAGACCGAAGGGCGTCGTTTACCGCCTCGTCACTCGAAAACGCGCTCGTGACGTCTGGTGCCAGCAGAACTAGATTGGTCCCTTCCCGATAGCGCTTGGAGTACTTTCCTTGCACGCCCCGTTTCAGGATTGGGGCGAGATCGTACTCCGGCCGCAATTCATCTGTCTTTGCGGGCTTTGACTTCGTTTTCATATGTTGTGCGCTCCGTGCGCGTTAGTTTACGCGCGCTAATGATTCGTATCGTTTCGCCGCGTTCTGTGTAGGCGACGAGCAATACACGTCCGTTCAAAGAGTTCCCAACCATAACGAATCGGTCTTCATCCTCCGAACGATCAGGATCGAACGCCGTGATACTCGGTGGATTTGCAGAGACCGATGCCGCCTCGGACAACGTCCCGTCATGTTTTCGCGAATTTGCGGCAGCCTTAACTGTGTCCCAGGAAAACCGTAACATAATCTCCGGGCCGCGTTGGTTCTTGCCGGACTCTTCTAAAGTCTAAGTATACACGCTGACACAGTGCTTTCGCGATTTTAGCCATATATGAGCGGGCAGCCAAAGCGCTACCGGCACGATGTCCATTAATCCATCTAATCCATCGCGCGTCAAAACGTGAAGTGGACTTAAGGCCGTAAGATCGACAGACTATGTGCCGCTAAGAGGAATCTGCGCTTATGACCCGAATCGAACTGGCAAAACGAATCGATCACACCATCCTCCGCGCGGACGCAACGCAAACGGACATTGCGGACCTGTGCGATGAGGCGATGCAATTTGGTTTCGCCGCGGTATCGATCAATCCTGCATGGGTTTCCTTTTGCGCAAAGCGCCTCAATGGTTCCGGCATACACGTGAATTCAACTATCGGCTTTCCGCTTGGCGCGAACACCGCGGCCGTGAAGGTGGCCGAGGCGCGCGACGCCGTAAAGAACGGCGCCACCGAGCTGGACATGGTCATCAACATCGGCGCGCTGAAATCCGGCTACGCCGATTTCGTCGAACGCGAGATCGCCGCCGTCGTGAAATCCGCTGAAGGCGTACCCGTCAAAGTCATCCTCGAAACAAGCCTCCTCACGACGGACGAAAAGATTCTCGTCTGCGAGATGGCCTCGCGGGCCGGCGCCGCATTCGTCAAGACCTCGACGGGCTTCGGCCGCGCCGGGGCCACGACGGACGA
This window harbors:
- a CDS encoding BrnT family toxin, giving the protein MLRFSWDTVKAAANSRKHDGTLSEAASVSANPPSITAFDPDRSEDEDRFVMVGNSLNGRVLLVAYTERGETIRIISARKLTRTERTTYENEVKARKDR
- the deoC gene encoding deoxyribose-phosphate aldolase, with product MELAKRIDHTILRADATQTDIADLCDEAMQFGFAAVSINPAWVSFCAKRLNGSGIHVNSTIGFPLGANTAAVKVAEARDAVKNGATELDMVINIGALKSGYADFVEREIAAVVKSAEGVPVKVILETSLLTTDEKILVCEMASRAGAAFVKTSTGFGRAGATTDDVALMRQVVGPKLGVKAAGGIRTYADAIAMITAGADRIGTSSGVAILKEMPAE